A single Glycine soja cultivar W05 chromosome 14, ASM419377v2, whole genome shotgun sequence DNA region contains:
- the LOC114384501 gene encoding E3 ubiquitin-protein ligase ATL42-like, which yields MANCNIICNYPFKNHLPVFINMMVLSFISNVQAQDSTDTDTLPADFPQPVRPSKVVVIVALSILFTFSFLLLLYIRFRRITPLELIQRSSHHSPNFQATTRSNSRSRLSGIDRQVIEALPFFRFSSLKGSKQGLECTVCLSQFEDTEILRLLPKCKHTFHMNCIDKWLESHSSCPLCRNSIDPLDIKNFTYSISSRSLRVPSNLTEDTNLEIFVHRESSSRFNMGSRFWNLGRNNKEERLLDQQVDGKHMHKFNHKIVVSDVVTRSRWSDLNSSDMLSLNSEMLLDMSSRRFSPSNEMIRGDSSLPFIFNDDESSFTLLNTAEKRSMSEIARVPRFIETCKQNRTEAGVASSGSNEREERLRRIWLGIAQRTVQWFVGQERNSRELKHKNLTPNV from the coding sequence ATGGCCAATTGCAACATCATCTGTAACTATCCTTTCAAGAACCATTTACCAGTGTTCATCAACATGATGgttctttctttcatttctaaTGTTCAAGCCCAAGACAGTACTGACACAGATACCTTGCCTGCTGATTTTCCCCAACCAGTGCGTCCAAGCAAGGTGGTTGTAATAGTGGCTCTCTCAATATTGTTCACTTTCTCATTTCTCTTACTTCTCTACATAAGGTTCCGTAGAATCACCCCTCTTGAACTCATCCAAAGAAGTAGCCATCACTCTCCAAATTTTCAAGCAACAACTCGATCGAATTCGAGGTCACGGCTTTCTGGGATAGACAGACAAGTGATTGAAGCACTTCCATTTTTCAGGTTCTCTTCCCTCAAGGGGTCCAAACAAGGCCTAGAGTGTACGGTTTGCTTGTCACAGTTTGAGGACACAGAGATTCTTAGGCTCTTGCCAAAGTGCAAACATACTTTCCACATGAATTGCATTGACAAGTGGCTTGAAAGTCACTCTAGTTGCCCTCTTTGCAGGAACAGTATCGACCCTTTAGACATCAAGAACTTCACCTACTCAATCAGTTCAAGGTCCCTAAGAGTTCCTTCGAATTTAACCGAGGACACTAACCTTGAAATCTTTGTTCACAGGGAATCATCATCAAGGTTTAACATGGGAAGCAGGTTTTGGAATTTGGGAAGGAACAACAAAGAAGAACGTCTCCTTGATCAACAGGTTGATGGCAAACACATGCATAAGTTCAATCACAAAATCGTGGTCTCTGATGTTGTTACAAGGAGCAGGTGGAGTGATCTAAACTCTTCGGACATGTTATCATTGAACAGTGAGATGCTTCTTGACATGTCAAGCAGAAGATTCTCTCCCTCTAATGAAATGATTCGTGGAGATTCAAGCCTTCCCTTTATTTTCAATGATGATGAAAGTTCATTTACGTTATTGAATACTGCTGAGAAGAGATCTATGTCTGAGATTGCTCGTGTTCCTAGGTTCATAGAAACGTGCAAGCAGAATAGAACGGAAGCAGGTGTGGCATCAAGTGGGAGCAACGAGAGGGAGGAGAGGTTGAGGAGGATTTGGTTGGGAATTGCTCAACGAACAGTGCAATGGTTTGTGGGACAAGAAAGAAACTCGAGAGAATTAAAGCACAAAAATTTAACTCCAAATGTTTGA